In Porites lutea chromosome 1, jaPorLute2.1, whole genome shotgun sequence, a single genomic region encodes these proteins:
- the LOC140939545 gene encoding uncharacterized protein encodes MIQVHYHCTEENCQFSNVWCSQPFSNGKMPVGNLLLSSSILLTGNSAAKTLRMFNIMNVACISESTYYRHIKSYVNPTIIQQWKVHQQQLFNSLSSQDNGLVLAGDGRCDSPGYSAKFGSYTLLEQQKNRVLDFQLVQSNEVRNSSWMEHGGLKRAIQVVSNARLQIAEIITDRHKQNTAWIRTNLPDSRHYFDIWHVSKGLCKKIDKLAKKKECEDVGEWRQSVSNHMYWCAATTPDGNGRMMQEKWKILPLHIQNIHVNQSSELYKECGHGELEGEARDRLWLQPGSTAAVKLEELVTKPQLLKDISQLSPKYQTSALEAKHSLDLHFVPKHTAFSYWGMYTRLCLSALHYNENADRMQAVTVDGRPRYAIRFPKAKHGGYSVREVKTKATYGYCSSTITKVFAGYEDNSRALKTYMLNLQVNTPPPLAASIERPNREEAINSFISRYNRSSLVN; translated from the exons ATGATTCAGGTCCACTATCACTGTACGGAAGAAAATTGTCAGTTCAGCAATGTGTGGTGCAGCCAGCCGTTTTCTAATGGAAAGATGCCAGTTGGGAACTTGTTGCTTTCTTCTTCAATTCTTTTAACGG GAAATTCTGCCGCTAAAACCTTACGGATGTTTAACATTATGAACGTGGCGTGCATATCAGAGAGCACATACTACCGTCACATCAAATCGTACGTAAATCCCACCATTATACAGCAGTGGAAAGTACATCAACAGCAGCTCTTTAATAGCCTTAGCAGTCAGGACAACGGACTGGTTCTGGCTGGCGATGGAAGGTGCGATTCCCCTGGTTACTCCGCGAAATTCGGTTCGTACACGTTACTCGAACAGCAAAAGAACAGGGTGTTGGACTTCCAACTAGTTCAG AGCAACGAGGTGCGGAACAGTTCTTGGATGGAACATGGGGGTTTAAAACGGGCCATTCAAGTCGTTTCTAATGCCAGACTGCAAATAGCGGAGATCATCACCGACAGACACAAGCAGAATACCGCTTGGATTCGAACGAATTTGCCTGACTCTCGACACTATTTTGACATATGGCATGTGTCTAAAG GTTTATGCAAAAAGATTGACAaattagcgaaaaaaaaagagtgtgaaGATGTCGGTGAGTGGCGACAGTCTGTATCAAATCATATGTACTGGTGTGCTGCCACGACACCAGATGGTAATGGGCGTATGATgcaggaaaaatggaaaatattacCCCTGCACATCCAGAACATTCACGTCAATCAGAGCAGCGAACTCTACAAAGAGTGTGGACATGGTGAACTAGAGGGAGAAGCAAGGGATAGACTTTGGCTTCAACCAG GTTCAACTGCTGCTGTCAAGCTCGAGGAGCTGGTAACAAAGCCCCAACTGCTGAAGGACATTTCTCAGCTGTCCCCTAAGTACCAGACTTCCGCCCTTGAAGCCAAACATAGCCTTGATCTACACTTTGTCCCAAAACATACCGCTTTCTCGTACTGGGGGATGTACACAAG ACTGTGCCTTTCTGCTCTGCACTACAATGAAAATGCTGACAGGATGCAAGCTGTAACTGTAGATGGGAGACCACGCTATGCCATCAGGTTTCCTAAAGCCAAACACGGGGGATATTCAGTGAGAGaagttaaaacaaaagcaaCCTATG GTTATTGCTCAAGTACCATAACCAAAGTCTTTGCCGGCTATGAAGACAATTCAAGGGCCTTAAAGACCTACATGTTGAACCTGCAAGTGAATACCCCACCACCACTTGCTGCATCCATAGAGAGACCCAACAGAGAGGAGGCAATAAATTCTTTCATTAGCAGATACAATCGTTCCAGCCTAGTCAACTAA